A portion of the Nomia melanderi isolate GNS246 chromosome 2, iyNomMela1, whole genome shotgun sequence genome contains these proteins:
- the Npl4 gene encoding nuclear protein localization 4 isoform X1, which translates to MSKSKQITLRVQTSEGTKRIDVDPSNTISRLFEKIFEAFELRSFGFALYRQRDHKDEIISSLNRTVSGIGLSHGDMLYLVPYNGTQIWNTPSTSSACDTPSQDAGPMDVVGSKNRNTNASKSVPNIVEDEIDEQLWKLDGKIQRKRDEKLCRHGGNGCCVHCSPLEPFDEIYLKEQNIKHLSFHSYLRKLTAGVDRGKFIQLDDISCRIKTGCKDHPPWPRGICSKCQPNSITLNRQTYRHVDNVMFENPTLVERFLNYWRDTGLQRIGYLYGRYENHTDVPLGIRAVVAAIYEPPQVSRMETSSETIQVFCNAISVKAETPFQESAKDSIRLLPDDKTALVDELAHILNLKKIGWIFTDLVADDVKKGTVKHVRNVESHFLSAQECIMAGHFQNQYPNPCRFSPNNYFGSKFVTVCVTGDDKNQVHMEGYQVSNQCMALVRDGCLVPTKDAPELGYVIESTDKQYVPDVFYKEKDSYGNEVSRLARPLPVEYLLVDIPASTPLTPQYTFHVSNNVTPFPIENRLVDGQVQDFHLLGSYMQQFTPDQFLEATSDFHLLLYLATMEIFPMKDHMLPLLEAVRDKDKEKAIKWARSDHWTRVEEFLSTMMPAAHSSQTSFNSSSRMPSSSSVGTSGLRDGLEPPANPTSDETLWTCSYCTYINAVERTMCEICGLPRYT; encoded by the exons ATGTCAAAGTCCAAGCAAATC ACTCTGCGTGTGCAGACCTCAGAGGGAACAAAACGCATAGATGTAGATCCATCTAATACCATTTCCAGATTGTTTGAAAAG ATCTTCGAGGCCTTTGAACTAAGGAGTTTTGGTTTCGCGCTGTACAGGCAACGAGATCATAAAGATGAAATCATATCTTCCTTGAACAGAACAGTGTCCGGAATAGGTCTTTCCCATGGAGATATGTTGTACTTGGTTCCCTACAATGGTACACAAATATGGAACACTCCATCGACTAGCAGTGCCTGTGACACTCCATCTCAag ATGCAGGACCAATGGACGTAGTTGGATCCAAAAATCGTAACACCAATGCTTCCAAATCCGTACCAAACATTGTTGAAGACGAAATTGATGAGCAACTGTGGAAACTCGATGggaaaatacaaagaaaacgGGATGAGAAGCT ATGCAGACATGGTGGGAACGGATGTTGCGTGCACTGTTCTCCTTTAGAGCCTTTCGATGAAATTTACCTTAaggaacaaaatataaaacaccTGTCTTTCCACTCGTACCTCAGGAAACTCACTGCCGGCGTTGATAG AGGGAAGTTTATACAATTAGACGACATAAGCTGCCGCATAAAGACTGGTTGCAAGGACCATCCTCCTTGGCCGCGAGGCATTTGTAGTAAATGCCAGCCGAATTCCATCACGCTGAACCGTCAGACGTACCGTCACGTGGACAATGTTATGTTCGAGAATCCAACATTGGTAGAACGTTTCCTCAATTACTGGCGTGACACCGGTCTCCAGCGTATCGGGTACTTGTACGGGAGATACGAGAATCACACGGACGTACCATTAGGGATCAGAGCAGTCGTCGCAGCTATTTATGAGCCTCCGCAAGTAAGTCGAATGGAAACTAGCAGTGAGACTATTCAAGTATTCTGCAACGCGATTTCCGTTAAAGCTGAAACACCGTTTCAGGAAAGCGCAAAAGATTCTATACGGCTTTTGCCGGACGACAAGACAGCACTAGTGGACGAGTTGGCTCACATACTTAACTTAAAAAAGATTGGCTGGATATTCACGGACCTGGTGGCCGACGACGTGAAGAAAGGAACG gTAAAACACGTTCGAAACGTAGAAAGTCATTTTTTGTCTGCTCAAGAGTGCATAATGGCTGGACATTTCCAAAACCAGTACCCGAACCCTTGTCGTTTCTCTCCTAATAACTATTTTGGCTCAAAGTTCGTTACCGTTTGCGTTACCG GGGACGACAAGAATCAAGTTCACATGGAGGGCTATCAGGTGTCGAACCAATGCATGGCGTTGGTGCGGGACGGCTGTCTGGTTCCTACGAAAGACGCTCCGGAGTTGGGCTACGTAATCGAATCGACCGACAAACAGTACGTTCCGGATGTCTTCTACAAG GAAAAGGACTCGTACGGAAATGAAGTCTCCAGGCTAGCGAGACCTTTGCCTGTAGAGTATTTATTGGTAGACATACCTGCATCCACACCGCTCACTCCTCAATACACTTTTCATGTTAGCAACAATGTCACTCCGTTTCCAATTGAGAATAG GCTCGTCGATGGACAAGTTCAAGATTTCCATTTACTTGGTTCCTATATGCAACAGTTCACTCCGGATCAATTTCTAGAAGCAACGTCggactttcatttattactttacCTTGCAACCATGGAGATATTTCCAATGAAG GACCATATGTTGCCACTGCTAGAAGCAGTTCGTGATAAAGACAAAGAAAAAGCAATAAAGTGGGCACGCTCTGATCATTGGACGAGAGTCGAGGAATTCCTCTCTACCATGATGCCTGCGGCTCATTCGTCTCAAACTTCGTTCAATAGTAGTTCCAGAATGCCATCCTCCTCGTCTGTGGGAACGAGTGGACTTAGAGATGGTTTAGAGCCACCTGCGAATCCAACTTCGGATGAAACGCTTTGGACTTGTTCTTATTGCACTTATATCAATGCAGTAGAACGTACAATGTGTGAGATATGTGGTTTGCCAAGGTATACGTAA
- the Npl4 gene encoding nuclear protein localization 4 isoform X3, producing the protein MLYLVPYNGTQIWNTPSTSSACDTPSQDAGPMDVVGSKNRNTNASKSVPNIVEDEIDEQLWKLDGKIQRKRDEKLCRHGGNGCCVHCSPLEPFDEIYLKEQNIKHLSFHSYLRKLTAGVDRGKFIQLDDISCRIKTGCKDHPPWPRGICSKCQPNSITLNRQTYRHVDNVMFENPTLVERFLNYWRDTGLQRIGYLYGRYENHTDVPLGIRAVVAAIYEPPQESAKDSIRLLPDDKTALVDELAHILNLKKIGWIFTDLVADDVKKGTVKHVRNVESHFLSAQECIMAGHFQNQYPNPCRFSPNNYFGSKFVTVCVTGDDKNQVHMEGYQVSNQCMALVRDGCLVPTKDAPELGYVIESTDKQYVPDVFYKEKDSYGNEVSRLARPLPVEYLLVDIPASTPLTPQYTFHVSNNVTPFPIENRLVDGQVQDFHLLGSYMQQFTPDQFLEATSDFHLLLYLATMEIFPMKDHMLPLLEAVRDKDKEKAIKWARSDHWTRVEEFLSTMMPAAHSSQTSFNSSSRMPSSSSVGTSGLRDGLEPPANPTSDETLWTCSYCTYINAVERTMCEICGLPRYT; encoded by the exons ATGTTGTACTTGGTTCCCTACAATGGTACACAAATATGGAACACTCCATCGACTAGCAGTGCCTGTGACACTCCATCTCAag ATGCAGGACCAATGGACGTAGTTGGATCCAAAAATCGTAACACCAATGCTTCCAAATCCGTACCAAACATTGTTGAAGACGAAATTGATGAGCAACTGTGGAAACTCGATGggaaaatacaaagaaaacgGGATGAGAAGCT ATGCAGACATGGTGGGAACGGATGTTGCGTGCACTGTTCTCCTTTAGAGCCTTTCGATGAAATTTACCTTAaggaacaaaatataaaacaccTGTCTTTCCACTCGTACCTCAGGAAACTCACTGCCGGCGTTGATAG AGGGAAGTTTATACAATTAGACGACATAAGCTGCCGCATAAAGACTGGTTGCAAGGACCATCCTCCTTGGCCGCGAGGCATTTGTAGTAAATGCCAGCCGAATTCCATCACGCTGAACCGTCAGACGTACCGTCACGTGGACAATGTTATGTTCGAGAATCCAACATTGGTAGAACGTTTCCTCAATTACTGGCGTGACACCGGTCTCCAGCGTATCGGGTACTTGTACGGGAGATACGAGAATCACACGGACGTACCATTAGGGATCAGAGCAGTCGTCGCAGCTATTTATGAGCCTCCGCAA GAAAGCGCAAAAGATTCTATACGGCTTTTGCCGGACGACAAGACAGCACTAGTGGACGAGTTGGCTCACATACTTAACTTAAAAAAGATTGGCTGGATATTCACGGACCTGGTGGCCGACGACGTGAAGAAAGGAACG gTAAAACACGTTCGAAACGTAGAAAGTCATTTTTTGTCTGCTCAAGAGTGCATAATGGCTGGACATTTCCAAAACCAGTACCCGAACCCTTGTCGTTTCTCTCCTAATAACTATTTTGGCTCAAAGTTCGTTACCGTTTGCGTTACCG GGGACGACAAGAATCAAGTTCACATGGAGGGCTATCAGGTGTCGAACCAATGCATGGCGTTGGTGCGGGACGGCTGTCTGGTTCCTACGAAAGACGCTCCGGAGTTGGGCTACGTAATCGAATCGACCGACAAACAGTACGTTCCGGATGTCTTCTACAAG GAAAAGGACTCGTACGGAAATGAAGTCTCCAGGCTAGCGAGACCTTTGCCTGTAGAGTATTTATTGGTAGACATACCTGCATCCACACCGCTCACTCCTCAATACACTTTTCATGTTAGCAACAATGTCACTCCGTTTCCAATTGAGAATAG GCTCGTCGATGGACAAGTTCAAGATTTCCATTTACTTGGTTCCTATATGCAACAGTTCACTCCGGATCAATTTCTAGAAGCAACGTCggactttcatttattactttacCTTGCAACCATGGAGATATTTCCAATGAAG GACCATATGTTGCCACTGCTAGAAGCAGTTCGTGATAAAGACAAAGAAAAAGCAATAAAGTGGGCACGCTCTGATCATTGGACGAGAGTCGAGGAATTCCTCTCTACCATGATGCCTGCGGCTCATTCGTCTCAAACTTCGTTCAATAGTAGTTCCAGAATGCCATCCTCCTCGTCTGTGGGAACGAGTGGACTTAGAGATGGTTTAGAGCCACCTGCGAATCCAACTTCGGATGAAACGCTTTGGACTTGTTCTTATTGCACTTATATCAATGCAGTAGAACGTACAATGTGTGAGATATGTGGTTTGCCAAGGTATACGTAA
- the Npl4 gene encoding nuclear protein localization 4 isoform X2, translating into MSKSKQITLRVQTSEGTKRIDVDPSNTISRLFEKIFEAFELRSFGFALYRQRDHKDEIISSLNRTVSGIGLSHGDMLYLVPYNGTQIWNTPSTSSACDTPSQDAGPMDVVGSKNRNTNASKSVPNIVEDEIDEQLWKLDGKIQRKRDEKLCRHGGNGCCVHCSPLEPFDEIYLKEQNIKHLSFHSYLRKLTAGVDRGKFIQLDDISCRIKTGCKDHPPWPRGICSKCQPNSITLNRQTYRHVDNVMFENPTLVERFLNYWRDTGLQRIGYLYGRYENHTDVPLGIRAVVAAIYEPPQESAKDSIRLLPDDKTALVDELAHILNLKKIGWIFTDLVADDVKKGTVKHVRNVESHFLSAQECIMAGHFQNQYPNPCRFSPNNYFGSKFVTVCVTGDDKNQVHMEGYQVSNQCMALVRDGCLVPTKDAPELGYVIESTDKQYVPDVFYKEKDSYGNEVSRLARPLPVEYLLVDIPASTPLTPQYTFHVSNNVTPFPIENRLVDGQVQDFHLLGSYMQQFTPDQFLEATSDFHLLLYLATMEIFPMKDHMLPLLEAVRDKDKEKAIKWARSDHWTRVEEFLSTMMPAAHSSQTSFNSSSRMPSSSSVGTSGLRDGLEPPANPTSDETLWTCSYCTYINAVERTMCEICGLPRYT; encoded by the exons ATGTCAAAGTCCAAGCAAATC ACTCTGCGTGTGCAGACCTCAGAGGGAACAAAACGCATAGATGTAGATCCATCTAATACCATTTCCAGATTGTTTGAAAAG ATCTTCGAGGCCTTTGAACTAAGGAGTTTTGGTTTCGCGCTGTACAGGCAACGAGATCATAAAGATGAAATCATATCTTCCTTGAACAGAACAGTGTCCGGAATAGGTCTTTCCCATGGAGATATGTTGTACTTGGTTCCCTACAATGGTACACAAATATGGAACACTCCATCGACTAGCAGTGCCTGTGACACTCCATCTCAag ATGCAGGACCAATGGACGTAGTTGGATCCAAAAATCGTAACACCAATGCTTCCAAATCCGTACCAAACATTGTTGAAGACGAAATTGATGAGCAACTGTGGAAACTCGATGggaaaatacaaagaaaacgGGATGAGAAGCT ATGCAGACATGGTGGGAACGGATGTTGCGTGCACTGTTCTCCTTTAGAGCCTTTCGATGAAATTTACCTTAaggaacaaaatataaaacaccTGTCTTTCCACTCGTACCTCAGGAAACTCACTGCCGGCGTTGATAG AGGGAAGTTTATACAATTAGACGACATAAGCTGCCGCATAAAGACTGGTTGCAAGGACCATCCTCCTTGGCCGCGAGGCATTTGTAGTAAATGCCAGCCGAATTCCATCACGCTGAACCGTCAGACGTACCGTCACGTGGACAATGTTATGTTCGAGAATCCAACATTGGTAGAACGTTTCCTCAATTACTGGCGTGACACCGGTCTCCAGCGTATCGGGTACTTGTACGGGAGATACGAGAATCACACGGACGTACCATTAGGGATCAGAGCAGTCGTCGCAGCTATTTATGAGCCTCCGCAA GAAAGCGCAAAAGATTCTATACGGCTTTTGCCGGACGACAAGACAGCACTAGTGGACGAGTTGGCTCACATACTTAACTTAAAAAAGATTGGCTGGATATTCACGGACCTGGTGGCCGACGACGTGAAGAAAGGAACG gTAAAACACGTTCGAAACGTAGAAAGTCATTTTTTGTCTGCTCAAGAGTGCATAATGGCTGGACATTTCCAAAACCAGTACCCGAACCCTTGTCGTTTCTCTCCTAATAACTATTTTGGCTCAAAGTTCGTTACCGTTTGCGTTACCG GGGACGACAAGAATCAAGTTCACATGGAGGGCTATCAGGTGTCGAACCAATGCATGGCGTTGGTGCGGGACGGCTGTCTGGTTCCTACGAAAGACGCTCCGGAGTTGGGCTACGTAATCGAATCGACCGACAAACAGTACGTTCCGGATGTCTTCTACAAG GAAAAGGACTCGTACGGAAATGAAGTCTCCAGGCTAGCGAGACCTTTGCCTGTAGAGTATTTATTGGTAGACATACCTGCATCCACACCGCTCACTCCTCAATACACTTTTCATGTTAGCAACAATGTCACTCCGTTTCCAATTGAGAATAG GCTCGTCGATGGACAAGTTCAAGATTTCCATTTACTTGGTTCCTATATGCAACAGTTCACTCCGGATCAATTTCTAGAAGCAACGTCggactttcatttattactttacCTTGCAACCATGGAGATATTTCCAATGAAG GACCATATGTTGCCACTGCTAGAAGCAGTTCGTGATAAAGACAAAGAAAAAGCAATAAAGTGGGCACGCTCTGATCATTGGACGAGAGTCGAGGAATTCCTCTCTACCATGATGCCTGCGGCTCATTCGTCTCAAACTTCGTTCAATAGTAGTTCCAGAATGCCATCCTCCTCGTCTGTGGGAACGAGTGGACTTAGAGATGGTTTAGAGCCACCTGCGAATCCAACTTCGGATGAAACGCTTTGGACTTGTTCTTATTGCACTTATATCAATGCAGTAGAACGTACAATGTGTGAGATATGTGGTTTGCCAAGGTATACGTAA
- the LOC143174275 gene encoding uncharacterized protein LOC143174275 isoform X1 → MMLDPSVLTDLEELTLCSYCKQKYNDAEQCPKYLSCKHYFCLRCIENNLLKGRELFCAHCWKRTDLGDQGPDALPTHSSLLALANNLSHLMITTNNTSGKTNDKERKSENCHTHGMPLALWCATCCTALCRACATPQEHPGHQIKSQTDAKEQLISDVQLELVAMGKLSSEIQRLAMQQREFLIKVLEACVTLKTHVETDLQNGWSHFPEITDARETLGKAKASLQMIDSPSDVYSLHSQLMIEKQRLQSKYQEMMLQCQLDDLIGNSGVVFDFALLKQALAGIHTGEPIVSQGASNGGRLPNHLAASQNPILFLANYCMSQLYSRHVVSKQQHMQNGSIEYHSSMMQPQSAPPGSVHVHQGPQAAANPQQLLIPPGSPSVKPVPPAPPNAMLHPQQPTTFIPEGVGTGGGGLVTVHSSSQPPSSGIAASLRGPSNPYPLYYFNIEVNGSPHGRIVIEVRPDAAPKMAKNFSVLATGEVGVGYKGCTIFQCWEGESVITGDFELNNGRGGRSIFEDGYFMPDDTKFPAVRGAVGMRRTQKRHDNLGMVGSQFRIILQEMRGFTGIFGHVVEGLELVEKISTFGDQTGKPTKNILITKCGKL, encoded by the exons ATG ATGCTGGATCCGAGCGTGCTGACGGATTTAGAGGAACTGACGCTTTGCAGTTACTGCAAGCAAAAGTATAACGACGCCGAGCAATGCCCGAAGTACCTTAGCTGCAAGCACTACTTCTGCCTGCGGtgtatagaaaacaatttgttGAAAGGACGCGAGTTGTTCTGCGCGCACTGCTGGAAGAGGACGGACCTGGGTGACCAAGGGCCCGACGCGCTGCCGACCCACTCGTCTCTTCTTGCCCTGGCCAACAATCTGTCGCACTTGATGATCACGACGAACAACACGTCTGGGAAGACCAACGACAAGGAGAGAAAG AGCGAGAATTGCCACACGCACGGAATGCCCCTGGCGTTATGGTGCGCGACGTGCTGTACGGCGCTTTGCAGGGCGTGCGCGACCCCGCAGGAACACCCAGGTCACCAGATCAAATCGCAAACCGATGCCAAAGAACAACTCATATCCGAC GTTCAATTGGAATTAGTCGCCATGGGGAAGCTGTCGAGCGAGATACAAAGACTGGCGATGCAGCAACGGGAGTTTCTAATCAAGGTGCTGGAAGCGTGCGTGACGTTGAAGACACACGTCGAGACGGACCTACAGAACGGCTGGAGCCACTTCCCCGAGATAACGGACGCGCGCGAGACCCTGGGTAAAGCGAAGGCCAGTCTGCAGATGATCGACAGCCCCAGCGACGTGTACAGCCTGCACTCGCAGCTGATGATCGAGAAACAGAGATTACAGTCCAAGTACCAGGAGATGATGCTGCAGTGCCAGCTGGACGACCTGATCGGCAACTCCGGGGTGGTGTTCGACTTCGCGTTGCTGAAGCAGGCGCTCGCCGGGATCCACACCGGGGAGCCGATAGTGTCCCAGGGCGCGAGTAACGGCGGCCGGCTGCCGAACCACCTGGCCGCCTCGCAGAACCCGATACTGTTCCTCGCCAACTACTGCATGTCGCAGCTCTACTCGAGGCACGTGGTCAGCAAGCAGCAGCACATGCAGAACGGCTCCATAGAGTACCATTCGAGCATGATGCAGCCGCAGTCGGCTCCGCCGGGCTCGGTGCACGTGCACCAGGGCCCGCAGGCGGCCGCGAACCCGCAGCAGCTCCTCATCCCGCCCGGCTCGCCGTCCGTGAAACCCGTTCCGCCCGCGCCGCCGAACGCGATGCTTCACCCCCAGCAACCTACGACCTTCATACCGGAGGGAGTCGGCACCGGTGGCGGAGGCCTGGTTACCGTCCACTCATCCTCTCAACCACCGTCCAGCGGGATAGCGGCGTCGCTCCGTGGACCGTCGAACCCTTACCCCCTGTACTACTTCAACATCGAGGTGAACGGCTCGCCCCACGGCCGAATCGTAATAGAAGTCAGGCCGGACGCCGCGCCGAAGATGGCGAAGAACTTCAGCGTGCTAGCGACCGGCGAGGTCGGGGTCGGCTACAAGGGGTGCACGATCTTTCAGTGCTGGGAGGGCGAGTCCGTGATCACTGGCGACTTCGAGCTGAACAACGgccgcggaggcaggagcataTTCGAGGACGGCTACTTCATGCCGGACGACACCAAGTTCCCAGCGGTGAGGGGGGCGGTGGGCATGCGCCGGACGCAGAAGCGGCATGACAACCTCGGCATGGTCGGCTCGCAGTTTCGTATAATACTGCAGGAGATGCGCGGTTTCACGGGGATCTTCGGCCACGTGGTCGAGGGACTGGAGCTGGTCGAGAAGATATCTACGTTCGGCGACCAGACCGGCAAGCCTACGAAGAATATTCTAATCACGAAATGCGGCAAATTGTaa
- the LOC143174275 gene encoding uncharacterized protein LOC143174275 isoform X2 produces the protein MLDPSVLTDLEELTLCSYCKQKYNDAEQCPKYLSCKHYFCLRCIENNLLKGRELFCAHCWKRTDLGDQGPDALPTHSSLLALANNLSHLMITTNNTSGKTNDKERKSENCHTHGMPLALWCATCCTALCRACATPQEHPGHQIKSQTDAKEQLISDVQLELVAMGKLSSEIQRLAMQQREFLIKVLEACVTLKTHVETDLQNGWSHFPEITDARETLGKAKASLQMIDSPSDVYSLHSQLMIEKQRLQSKYQEMMLQCQLDDLIGNSGVVFDFALLKQALAGIHTGEPIVSQGASNGGRLPNHLAASQNPILFLANYCMSQLYSRHVVSKQQHMQNGSIEYHSSMMQPQSAPPGSVHVHQGPQAAANPQQLLIPPGSPSVKPVPPAPPNAMLHPQQPTTFIPEGVGTGGGGLVTVHSSSQPPSSGIAASLRGPSNPYPLYYFNIEVNGSPHGRIVIEVRPDAAPKMAKNFSVLATGEVGVGYKGCTIFQCWEGESVITGDFELNNGRGGRSIFEDGYFMPDDTKFPAVRGAVGMRRTQKRHDNLGMVGSQFRIILQEMRGFTGIFGHVVEGLELVEKISTFGDQTGKPTKNILITKCGKL, from the exons ATGCTGGATCCGAGCGTGCTGACGGATTTAGAGGAACTGACGCTTTGCAGTTACTGCAAGCAAAAGTATAACGACGCCGAGCAATGCCCGAAGTACCTTAGCTGCAAGCACTACTTCTGCCTGCGGtgtatagaaaacaatttgttGAAAGGACGCGAGTTGTTCTGCGCGCACTGCTGGAAGAGGACGGACCTGGGTGACCAAGGGCCCGACGCGCTGCCGACCCACTCGTCTCTTCTTGCCCTGGCCAACAATCTGTCGCACTTGATGATCACGACGAACAACACGTCTGGGAAGACCAACGACAAGGAGAGAAAG AGCGAGAATTGCCACACGCACGGAATGCCCCTGGCGTTATGGTGCGCGACGTGCTGTACGGCGCTTTGCAGGGCGTGCGCGACCCCGCAGGAACACCCAGGTCACCAGATCAAATCGCAAACCGATGCCAAAGAACAACTCATATCCGAC GTTCAATTGGAATTAGTCGCCATGGGGAAGCTGTCGAGCGAGATACAAAGACTGGCGATGCAGCAACGGGAGTTTCTAATCAAGGTGCTGGAAGCGTGCGTGACGTTGAAGACACACGTCGAGACGGACCTACAGAACGGCTGGAGCCACTTCCCCGAGATAACGGACGCGCGCGAGACCCTGGGTAAAGCGAAGGCCAGTCTGCAGATGATCGACAGCCCCAGCGACGTGTACAGCCTGCACTCGCAGCTGATGATCGAGAAACAGAGATTACAGTCCAAGTACCAGGAGATGATGCTGCAGTGCCAGCTGGACGACCTGATCGGCAACTCCGGGGTGGTGTTCGACTTCGCGTTGCTGAAGCAGGCGCTCGCCGGGATCCACACCGGGGAGCCGATAGTGTCCCAGGGCGCGAGTAACGGCGGCCGGCTGCCGAACCACCTGGCCGCCTCGCAGAACCCGATACTGTTCCTCGCCAACTACTGCATGTCGCAGCTCTACTCGAGGCACGTGGTCAGCAAGCAGCAGCACATGCAGAACGGCTCCATAGAGTACCATTCGAGCATGATGCAGCCGCAGTCGGCTCCGCCGGGCTCGGTGCACGTGCACCAGGGCCCGCAGGCGGCCGCGAACCCGCAGCAGCTCCTCATCCCGCCCGGCTCGCCGTCCGTGAAACCCGTTCCGCCCGCGCCGCCGAACGCGATGCTTCACCCCCAGCAACCTACGACCTTCATACCGGAGGGAGTCGGCACCGGTGGCGGAGGCCTGGTTACCGTCCACTCATCCTCTCAACCACCGTCCAGCGGGATAGCGGCGTCGCTCCGTGGACCGTCGAACCCTTACCCCCTGTACTACTTCAACATCGAGGTGAACGGCTCGCCCCACGGCCGAATCGTAATAGAAGTCAGGCCGGACGCCGCGCCGAAGATGGCGAAGAACTTCAGCGTGCTAGCGACCGGCGAGGTCGGGGTCGGCTACAAGGGGTGCACGATCTTTCAGTGCTGGGAGGGCGAGTCCGTGATCACTGGCGACTTCGAGCTGAACAACGgccgcggaggcaggagcataTTCGAGGACGGCTACTTCATGCCGGACGACACCAAGTTCCCAGCGGTGAGGGGGGCGGTGGGCATGCGCCGGACGCAGAAGCGGCATGACAACCTCGGCATGGTCGGCTCGCAGTTTCGTATAATACTGCAGGAGATGCGCGGTTTCACGGGGATCTTCGGCCACGTGGTCGAGGGACTGGAGCTGGTCGAGAAGATATCTACGTTCGGCGACCAGACCGGCAAGCCTACGAAGAATATTCTAATCACGAAATGCGGCAAATTGTaa